One part of the Denticeps clupeoides chromosome 16, fDenClu1.1, whole genome shotgun sequence genome encodes these proteins:
- the znf408 gene encoding zinc finger protein 408 isoform X2: MKQWTSHQESLDSVLSAVPRGLTVGPSLAKDGGLGLWCVGNALQRGAILRLEEQAHADGELNEQLGEETFLRASKEQLAERIYWLRFACNAKSEEEQNVRLHEVGGKLWLQVSEDITPGTELLLWVENQTMTQEPLGDPTPKSQDCEDQADHGRNKEAAEVYGGVTESIENIFKCQNVQSAGPDIVYAESPKGRSTEDVASVGNETVTTIHFQMKRMKPFICKLKKKPNQNCSSGKVTQNREENETKTSSDAPDIHTLRQDGPFSLAKAEESPNDEEAKGRKLSKLPAGTLRASSRLAAKPRKVHSLAGRAHTRPERQNGRRSDGDASQNAPTPAPFHLAARERRYECDQCDKRFFQMCHLKKHKFTHSSLKPYLCTECGKNYSSQESFRAHLLMHQGQRPFKCQQCDKSYGLKRDLKEHQVLHTGQKPFVCDVCGKAFARRPSLRIHREAHRAKEANRRPPKTKCPECHKELANSGSLRNHMRLHTGERPYPCPHCGKTFRQRGNLLGHLRIHTGERPYECRHCQQRFSQVPELRRHLISHTGEVYLCPVCGKSLRDPHTLRAHERLHTGERPHKCDACGKAYTMATKLRRHMKSHLEDKPYKCSTCGAGYTLMQSLARHQLSHRKKLDEALDSSHPAPVRGRPRRTKASMDVPEPVVYVQAIEDVALMPHAEEVIVSSSSFQEDSDLTKGVAEQEPGQFHLNKDIIEILVADASSKCIVVQEQGMHGNMVILQGEDALSSVAETIEVESGF, translated from the exons ATGAAGCAATGGACATCACACCAAGAGTCCCTGGACAGCGTCCTAAGTGCTGTTCCCCGCGGACTGACCGTGGGTCCTTCCCTGGCCAAAGACGGGGGTCTGGGCCTGTGGTGCGTGGGGAATGCACTGCAGCGGGGAGCAATCTTGCGCCTCGAAGAGCAAGCCCATGCTGACGGGGAATTAAATGAA CAGCTGGGGGAGGAAACGTTCTTACGAGCGTCTAAAGAGCAGCTGGCAGAGAGGATTTATTGGTTGAG GTTTGCTTGTAATGCTAAAAGTGAAGAGGAGCAGAATGTCCGGCTACACGAAGTTGGTGGAAAGCTGTGGCTCCAGGTTTCTGAAGATATCACTCCAGGAACAGAACTTCTTCTCTGGGTGGAGAACCAGACAATGACCCAGGAGCCGTTGGGAGACCCGACACCGAAATCTCAAGATTGTGAAGATCAAGCTGACCATGGAAGAAACAAAGAAGCAGCAGAAGTATATGGAGGAGTGACTGAGTCCATAGAAAACATCTTTAAATGTCAGAATGTGCAATCTGCAG gtcCTGACATCGTTTATGCAGAAAGCCCCAAAGGAAGAAGCACAGAGGACGTGGCGTCGGTTGGAAATGAGACAGTTACCACCATCCATTTTCAGATGAAGAGGATGAAACCCTTTATTTGCAAGTTGAAAAAGAAGCCAAACCAAAACTGCTCATCAGGCAAAGTTACTCAGAACAGGGAAGAGAATGAAACCAAGACTAGTTCAGACGCACCTGACATCCATACTTTAAGACAAGATGGACCTTTCAGCCTTGCCAAAGCAGAGGAATCGCCGAATGACGAGGAAGCGAAGGGCCGGAAACTGTCTAAATTACCGGCGGGCACTCTCAGGGCCAGTTCTCGCCTCGCCGCCAAGCCCCGGAAGGTGCACTCCCTCGCCGGGCGCGCCCACACGCGCCCGGAGAGACAAAACGGGCGGCGGTCGGACGGAGATGCCAGTCAAAACGCGCCCACGCCGGCACCCTTCCACCTCGCCGCGCGGGAAAGGCGGTACGAGTGCGACCAGTGCGACAAGCGCTTCTTCCAGATGTGCCACTTGAAGAAGCACAAGTTCACCCACTCCAGCCTGAAGCCCTACCTTTGCACCGAGTGCGGGAAGAACTACAGTTCCCAGGAGAGCTTCCGCGCCCACCTCCTGATGCACCAGGGCCAAAGGCCGTTCAAGTGCCAGCAGTGCGACAAGAGCTACGGCCTGAAGCGGGACCTGAAGGAGCACCAGGTCCTCCACACCGGCCAGAAGCCCTTCGTCTGCGACGTGTGCGGCAAGGCCTTCGCCCGCCGGCCGTCCCTGCGCATCCACAGGGAGGCGCACAGGGCCAAGGAGGCCAACCGCCGGCCCCCCAAGACCAAGTGCCCCGAGTGccacaaggagctggccaaCTCGGGCTCGCTCAGGAACCACATGCGCCTGCACACGGGCGAGCGGCCGTACCCGTGCCCGCACTGCGGCAAGACGTTCCGCCAGCGGGGCAACCTGCTGGGCCACCTGCGCATCCACACGGGCGAGCGGCCGTACGAGTGCCGCCACTGCCAGCAGCGCTTCTCGCAGGTGCCCGAGCTCCGGCGCCACCTCATCTCGCACACCGGCGAGGTCTACCTCTGCCCGGTGTGCGGGAAGTCCCTGCGGGACCCCCACACGCTGCGCGCCCACGAGCGCCTGCACACCGGCGAGAGGCCGCACAAGTGCGACGCGTGCGGGAAGGCCTACACCATGGCCACCAAGCTGCGCAGGCACATGAAGTCCCACCTGGAGGACAAGCCCTACAAGTGCTCGACGTGCGGCGCCGGCTACACGCTGATGCAGAGTCTGGCGCGGCACCAGCTGTCCCACAGGAAGAAGCTGGATGAAGCTCTGGACTCGAGCCACCCCGCCCCAGTGAGGGGCAGGCCCAGAAGGACGAAGGCCTCGATGGACGTTCCTGAGCCGGTGGTCTACGTTCAGGCCATTGAGGACGTGGCCCTCATGCCCCATGCAGAGGAAGTCATCGTCAGTTCCAGCTCCTTCCAGGAGGATTCAGACTTGACAAAGGGCGTGGCCGAGCAGGAGCCCGGACAGTTCCACCTGAACAAGGACATCATCGAGATCCTTGTCGCGGACGCCTCCTCAAAGTGCATCGTCGTGCAGGAGCAGGGAATGCACGGCAACATGGTCATCCTTCAAGGAGAAGATGCACTCAGCTCTGTGGCCGAAACCATAGAGGTAGAATCAGGATTTtga
- the znf408 gene encoding zinc finger protein 408 isoform X3 — translation MKQWTSHQESLDSVLSAVPRGLTVGPSLAKDGGLGLWCVGNALQRGAILRLEEQAHADGELNELGEETFLRASKEQLAERIYWLRFACNAKSEEEQNVRLHEVGGKLWLQVSEDITPGTELLLWVENQTMTQEPLGDPTPKSQDCEDQADHGRNKEAAEVYGGVTESIENIFKCQNVQSAGPDIVYAESPKGRSTEDVASVGNETVTTIHFQMKRMKPFICKLKKKPNQNCSSGKVTQNREENETKTSSDAPDIHTLRQDGPFSLAKAEESPNDEEAKGRKLSKLPAGTLRASSRLAAKPRKVHSLAGRAHTRPERQNGRRSDGDASQNAPTPAPFHLAARERRYECDQCDKRFFQMCHLKKHKFTHSSLKPYLCTECGKNYSSQESFRAHLLMHQGQRPFKCQQCDKSYGLKRDLKEHQVLHTGQKPFVCDVCGKAFARRPSLRIHREAHRAKEANRRPPKTKCPECHKELANSGSLRNHMRLHTGERPYPCPHCGKTFRQRGNLLGHLRIHTGERPYECRHCQQRFSQVPELRRHLISHTGEVYLCPVCGKSLRDPHTLRAHERLHTGERPHKCDACGKAYTMATKLRRHMKSHLEDKPYKCSTCGAGYTLMQSLARHQLSHRKKLDEALDSSHPAPVRGRPRRTKASMDVPEPVVYVQAIEDVALMPHAEEVIVSSSSFQEDSDLTKGVAEQEPGQFHLNKDIIEILVADASSKCIVVQEQGMHGNMVILQGEDALSSVAETIEVESGF, via the exons ATGAAGCAATGGACATCACACCAAGAGTCCCTGGACAGCGTCCTAAGTGCTGTTCCCCGCGGACTGACCGTGGGTCCTTCCCTGGCCAAAGACGGGGGTCTGGGCCTGTGGTGCGTGGGGAATGCACTGCAGCGGGGAGCAATCTTGCGCCTCGAAGAGCAAGCCCATGCTGACGGGGAATTAAATGAA CTGGGGGAGGAAACGTTCTTACGAGCGTCTAAAGAGCAGCTGGCAGAGAGGATTTATTGGTTGAG GTTTGCTTGTAATGCTAAAAGTGAAGAGGAGCAGAATGTCCGGCTACACGAAGTTGGTGGAAAGCTGTGGCTCCAGGTTTCTGAAGATATCACTCCAGGAACAGAACTTCTTCTCTGGGTGGAGAACCAGACAATGACCCAGGAGCCGTTGGGAGACCCGACACCGAAATCTCAAGATTGTGAAGATCAAGCTGACCATGGAAGAAACAAAGAAGCAGCAGAAGTATATGGAGGAGTGACTGAGTCCATAGAAAACATCTTTAAATGTCAGAATGTGCAATCTGCAG gtcCTGACATCGTTTATGCAGAAAGCCCCAAAGGAAGAAGCACAGAGGACGTGGCGTCGGTTGGAAATGAGACAGTTACCACCATCCATTTTCAGATGAAGAGGATGAAACCCTTTATTTGCAAGTTGAAAAAGAAGCCAAACCAAAACTGCTCATCAGGCAAAGTTACTCAGAACAGGGAAGAGAATGAAACCAAGACTAGTTCAGACGCACCTGACATCCATACTTTAAGACAAGATGGACCTTTCAGCCTTGCCAAAGCAGAGGAATCGCCGAATGACGAGGAAGCGAAGGGCCGGAAACTGTCTAAATTACCGGCGGGCACTCTCAGGGCCAGTTCTCGCCTCGCCGCCAAGCCCCGGAAGGTGCACTCCCTCGCCGGGCGCGCCCACACGCGCCCGGAGAGACAAAACGGGCGGCGGTCGGACGGAGATGCCAGTCAAAACGCGCCCACGCCGGCACCCTTCCACCTCGCCGCGCGGGAAAGGCGGTACGAGTGCGACCAGTGCGACAAGCGCTTCTTCCAGATGTGCCACTTGAAGAAGCACAAGTTCACCCACTCCAGCCTGAAGCCCTACCTTTGCACCGAGTGCGGGAAGAACTACAGTTCCCAGGAGAGCTTCCGCGCCCACCTCCTGATGCACCAGGGCCAAAGGCCGTTCAAGTGCCAGCAGTGCGACAAGAGCTACGGCCTGAAGCGGGACCTGAAGGAGCACCAGGTCCTCCACACCGGCCAGAAGCCCTTCGTCTGCGACGTGTGCGGCAAGGCCTTCGCCCGCCGGCCGTCCCTGCGCATCCACAGGGAGGCGCACAGGGCCAAGGAGGCCAACCGCCGGCCCCCCAAGACCAAGTGCCCCGAGTGccacaaggagctggccaaCTCGGGCTCGCTCAGGAACCACATGCGCCTGCACACGGGCGAGCGGCCGTACCCGTGCCCGCACTGCGGCAAGACGTTCCGCCAGCGGGGCAACCTGCTGGGCCACCTGCGCATCCACACGGGCGAGCGGCCGTACGAGTGCCGCCACTGCCAGCAGCGCTTCTCGCAGGTGCCCGAGCTCCGGCGCCACCTCATCTCGCACACCGGCGAGGTCTACCTCTGCCCGGTGTGCGGGAAGTCCCTGCGGGACCCCCACACGCTGCGCGCCCACGAGCGCCTGCACACCGGCGAGAGGCCGCACAAGTGCGACGCGTGCGGGAAGGCCTACACCATGGCCACCAAGCTGCGCAGGCACATGAAGTCCCACCTGGAGGACAAGCCCTACAAGTGCTCGACGTGCGGCGCCGGCTACACGCTGATGCAGAGTCTGGCGCGGCACCAGCTGTCCCACAGGAAGAAGCTGGATGAAGCTCTGGACTCGAGCCACCCCGCCCCAGTGAGGGGCAGGCCCAGAAGGACGAAGGCCTCGATGGACGTTCCTGAGCCGGTGGTCTACGTTCAGGCCATTGAGGACGTGGCCCTCATGCCCCATGCAGAGGAAGTCATCGTCAGTTCCAGCTCCTTCCAGGAGGATTCAGACTTGACAAAGGGCGTGGCCGAGCAGGAGCCCGGACAGTTCCACCTGAACAAGGACATCATCGAGATCCTTGTCGCGGACGCCTCCTCAAAGTGCATCGTCGTGCAGGAGCAGGGAATGCACGGCAACATGGTCATCCTTCAAGGAGAAGATGCACTCAGCTCTGTGGCCGAAACCATAGAGGTAGAATCAGGATTTtga
- the znf408 gene encoding zinc finger protein 408 isoform X1 — protein sequence MKQWTSHQESLDSVLSAVPRGLTVGPSLAKDGGLGLWCVGNALQRGAILRLEEQAHADGELNEAFQQLGEETFLRASKEQLAERIYWLRFACNAKSEEEQNVRLHEVGGKLWLQVSEDITPGTELLLWVENQTMTQEPLGDPTPKSQDCEDQADHGRNKEAAEVYGGVTESIENIFKCQNVQSAGPDIVYAESPKGRSTEDVASVGNETVTTIHFQMKRMKPFICKLKKKPNQNCSSGKVTQNREENETKTSSDAPDIHTLRQDGPFSLAKAEESPNDEEAKGRKLSKLPAGTLRASSRLAAKPRKVHSLAGRAHTRPERQNGRRSDGDASQNAPTPAPFHLAARERRYECDQCDKRFFQMCHLKKHKFTHSSLKPYLCTECGKNYSSQESFRAHLLMHQGQRPFKCQQCDKSYGLKRDLKEHQVLHTGQKPFVCDVCGKAFARRPSLRIHREAHRAKEANRRPPKTKCPECHKELANSGSLRNHMRLHTGERPYPCPHCGKTFRQRGNLLGHLRIHTGERPYECRHCQQRFSQVPELRRHLISHTGEVYLCPVCGKSLRDPHTLRAHERLHTGERPHKCDACGKAYTMATKLRRHMKSHLEDKPYKCSTCGAGYTLMQSLARHQLSHRKKLDEALDSSHPAPVRGRPRRTKASMDVPEPVVYVQAIEDVALMPHAEEVIVSSSSFQEDSDLTKGVAEQEPGQFHLNKDIIEILVADASSKCIVVQEQGMHGNMVILQGEDALSSVAETIEVESGF from the exons ATGAAGCAATGGACATCACACCAAGAGTCCCTGGACAGCGTCCTAAGTGCTGTTCCCCGCGGACTGACCGTGGGTCCTTCCCTGGCCAAAGACGGGGGTCTGGGCCTGTGGTGCGTGGGGAATGCACTGCAGCGGGGAGCAATCTTGCGCCTCGAAGAGCAAGCCCATGCTGACGGGGAATTAAATGAA GCATTTCAGCAGCTGGGGGAGGAAACGTTCTTACGAGCGTCTAAAGAGCAGCTGGCAGAGAGGATTTATTGGTTGAG GTTTGCTTGTAATGCTAAAAGTGAAGAGGAGCAGAATGTCCGGCTACACGAAGTTGGTGGAAAGCTGTGGCTCCAGGTTTCTGAAGATATCACTCCAGGAACAGAACTTCTTCTCTGGGTGGAGAACCAGACAATGACCCAGGAGCCGTTGGGAGACCCGACACCGAAATCTCAAGATTGTGAAGATCAAGCTGACCATGGAAGAAACAAAGAAGCAGCAGAAGTATATGGAGGAGTGACTGAGTCCATAGAAAACATCTTTAAATGTCAGAATGTGCAATCTGCAG gtcCTGACATCGTTTATGCAGAAAGCCCCAAAGGAAGAAGCACAGAGGACGTGGCGTCGGTTGGAAATGAGACAGTTACCACCATCCATTTTCAGATGAAGAGGATGAAACCCTTTATTTGCAAGTTGAAAAAGAAGCCAAACCAAAACTGCTCATCAGGCAAAGTTACTCAGAACAGGGAAGAGAATGAAACCAAGACTAGTTCAGACGCACCTGACATCCATACTTTAAGACAAGATGGACCTTTCAGCCTTGCCAAAGCAGAGGAATCGCCGAATGACGAGGAAGCGAAGGGCCGGAAACTGTCTAAATTACCGGCGGGCACTCTCAGGGCCAGTTCTCGCCTCGCCGCCAAGCCCCGGAAGGTGCACTCCCTCGCCGGGCGCGCCCACACGCGCCCGGAGAGACAAAACGGGCGGCGGTCGGACGGAGATGCCAGTCAAAACGCGCCCACGCCGGCACCCTTCCACCTCGCCGCGCGGGAAAGGCGGTACGAGTGCGACCAGTGCGACAAGCGCTTCTTCCAGATGTGCCACTTGAAGAAGCACAAGTTCACCCACTCCAGCCTGAAGCCCTACCTTTGCACCGAGTGCGGGAAGAACTACAGTTCCCAGGAGAGCTTCCGCGCCCACCTCCTGATGCACCAGGGCCAAAGGCCGTTCAAGTGCCAGCAGTGCGACAAGAGCTACGGCCTGAAGCGGGACCTGAAGGAGCACCAGGTCCTCCACACCGGCCAGAAGCCCTTCGTCTGCGACGTGTGCGGCAAGGCCTTCGCCCGCCGGCCGTCCCTGCGCATCCACAGGGAGGCGCACAGGGCCAAGGAGGCCAACCGCCGGCCCCCCAAGACCAAGTGCCCCGAGTGccacaaggagctggccaaCTCGGGCTCGCTCAGGAACCACATGCGCCTGCACACGGGCGAGCGGCCGTACCCGTGCCCGCACTGCGGCAAGACGTTCCGCCAGCGGGGCAACCTGCTGGGCCACCTGCGCATCCACACGGGCGAGCGGCCGTACGAGTGCCGCCACTGCCAGCAGCGCTTCTCGCAGGTGCCCGAGCTCCGGCGCCACCTCATCTCGCACACCGGCGAGGTCTACCTCTGCCCGGTGTGCGGGAAGTCCCTGCGGGACCCCCACACGCTGCGCGCCCACGAGCGCCTGCACACCGGCGAGAGGCCGCACAAGTGCGACGCGTGCGGGAAGGCCTACACCATGGCCACCAAGCTGCGCAGGCACATGAAGTCCCACCTGGAGGACAAGCCCTACAAGTGCTCGACGTGCGGCGCCGGCTACACGCTGATGCAGAGTCTGGCGCGGCACCAGCTGTCCCACAGGAAGAAGCTGGATGAAGCTCTGGACTCGAGCCACCCCGCCCCAGTGAGGGGCAGGCCCAGAAGGACGAAGGCCTCGATGGACGTTCCTGAGCCGGTGGTCTACGTTCAGGCCATTGAGGACGTGGCCCTCATGCCCCATGCAGAGGAAGTCATCGTCAGTTCCAGCTCCTTCCAGGAGGATTCAGACTTGACAAAGGGCGTGGCCGAGCAGGAGCCCGGACAGTTCCACCTGAACAAGGACATCATCGAGATCCTTGTCGCGGACGCCTCCTCAAAGTGCATCGTCGTGCAGGAGCAGGGAATGCACGGCAACATGGTCATCCTTCAAGGAGAAGATGCACTCAGCTCTGTGGCCGAAACCATAGAGGTAGAATCAGGATTTtga